CAGCTCCGCGGTGCGGCGGTCGGCGTCCACCCACCCGACCGCCCCGCAGTAGGGGCCGCGCGGGACGGGCTCCAGCGCGGCGACGGCGTCGAGGGCCGACCGCTTCGGCGCCCCGCTCACCGAGCCCGGCGGGAAGGTCGCCGCCAGGACCTCGCCCCACCCGACGTCCGGGCGCAGCCGTCCGCGCACCGTGGACACGAGGTGGTCGAGGCCCGGGTGGGGCTCGCGGGCCAGCAGCGACGTCACCGCCACGGTGCCGGGGCGGCAGACGCGCTGGAGGTCGTTGCGGACCAGGTCGGTGATCATGACGTTCTCGGCGACGTCCTTCGGCCCGAGGTCCTCCCCCGGGCGCGACGTCCCCTTGATGGGCCCGCTCTCCAGCACGTCGCCGTCGCGGCGCAGGTAGACCTCGGGCGACGCCGAGACGACGAAGCCCTCGTCCCCGAGGTCGAGGACCCCCGCCAGCGGCGCGGGGTTGCCGGCGCGCAGCCGCGCCGAGAGTGCCCACGGCGCCCACGCGTCACGCCGGCCGTCCGGGCCGACCGGCAGCGGCGCCTCGAGCACCCGGCAGAGCGTCGCCTGGTAGACGACGCCACGGCGCACCAGCTCGCGCACCGCCCGGACCCCGGACGTGTAGCCCTCGCGGTCGAGCGACGAGCGCCACGCCGTCGCCGGCGGCCCGACCCACATGCCGCCCTCGGGGGCGGGCGCCGGACGGACGTCGGCGAAGCGCCAGGCGCGGGCCCTCCCCGCCGGGGCGGCGGACCGGTCGTCGGCGGGCGGGGCCGTGAGCGCGGACGGCTCCCCCACGGCCGCGCCGAAGTCGGCGACGACGAACCACCAGCCGCCGCGGTCCAGCGCGCCGGGGTCCACCCGCAGGTCGACCTCCTCGACCGCGGAGGTGGCGAGGAGACCGCCCCACCACGCGGCCGGGGGCGCCGGCGGGGCGGCTCGGCGGGGCTGGTTGGACGGACTCGCGCGCACTCCGTTAGAGTCCACGACGCACGCCAACGCGGGACCAGCGGGTCCGGCGGGGGAAGCATGCGGACGTGGCTCAGTGGTAGAGCATCACCTTGCCAAGGTGAGGGTCGCGGGTTCGAATCCCGTCGTCCGCTCGAGATCGCACCTCGGTGCGACTCACGGTGGAGTGGCCGAGTGGCTAGGCAGCGGCCTGCAAAGCCGTCCACACGGGTTCGAATCCCGTCTCCACCTCGGTACGCCGGGGCGGCGACGTCGAGCCACGGTCGTGGAACCCCCGGGCGATTGGCGCAGCGGTAGCGCGCTTCCCTGACACGGAAGAGGTCACTGGTTCGATCCCAGTATCGCCCACCAGCCAGAAGAGCCCCGGTCCTCGCGGACCGGGGCTCTTCTGCGTCCGGGCGTCCTGCGCCCGGGCTCAGCCCGACGGCCGGTGGACCCACGACCCGCCGAGCATGACCCCGTCCACCTCCAGGTCCGCGTCGAGGACGACGAGGTCGGCCGCCCGGCCCCGGTCGAGCGAGCCCGCCCGGTCCGCCACCCCCAGGGCGCGGGCCGGGACGACGGTCGCGGCGTCCACCGCCCCGACGAGGTCCGCGCCGAGCTCGGTGACGGCCCGTCGTAGCGCGACCCCCAGCGTGACGACGCCCCCGCCCAGGGACGACCCGTCGGCCGTCTCGACGCGGCCCTCCCGGCTCCGGATGCCCACGCGCCCGAGCCGGTAGTCGCCGTCGGGGGCCGCCGTGGCGGCGACGCCGTCGCTGATGAGGGCCAGCCGGCCCGCGCCGGCCGCCCGACGAGCCACCCGCGCCGCCGCGGGGTGGACGTGCTGCCCGTCGTTGATGAGCTCGACGACGACCCGGTCGTCGTCGAGCAGCGACAGCACCGGGCCGGGCTCGCGGTGGTGCGGGGGCCGCATGCCGTTGAAGAGGTGCGTCCCCACGGTGACCCCCTGCGCCAGCGCGGACCTCGTCTCGTCGTACGTCGCCGCGGTGTGCCCCATGGCCGCGACGACCCCCTCGTCCCGCAGGAGCCGCAGGACGTCGTCGGCGCCGGGCAGCTCGGGCGCCAGCGTGACCATGAGGACGGTGCCGCCGGCGGCGTCGAGCAGCCGGCGGGCGACGGCGGCGTCCGGCGGCCGCAGCGAGGGGCCGTGGTGGGCCCCCTGGTGCAGCGGCGAGAGGAACGGGCCCTCGAGGTGGGTGCCGACGAGGCGGGTCGTGCGGGGGACGGGCACCGCCACGAGGCCCGCGAGGACGTCGAGGGTGGCGAACATCTCCTCCTCGGGCACGGTGACGAGGCTCGCCGCGCAGGAGGTGACCCCCGCCGCGAGCAGGGCCCGCAGCGCCGTCACCGCGGCGGCGCGGTCGCCCGCCGTGAGGTCGCCGCCGCCCGCGCCGTGGACGTGCATGTCCACGAGGCCGGGCACGACCGTCGCCGTCCGGGGCAGGACCGTCGTCGTCGCCGCCGGCGGCGCCGGACCACTGCCCACGTCGGCGACGAGGCCGTCGGCGACGAGCACCCAGCCGGGCGCGAGCCGCCGTCCGTCGGTGACGACGGCGCCGGCGCTGACGAGGTGGTCCTCCGGACCGCTCATGCGGCGCCCCCGTCCGTGCGGTCCGTGCCATCCGTGCCGTCCGTGCCGTCCGTGCGGTCCGCGCCGTCCGTGCCGTCGAGGAGGGCGAGGCCGGCCAGGGCCGCGCCGTGGAGGCCGGCCAGCCGGCCGAGCCGGGCGGGCACCACCGGCGGCGGGGTGCCGACGAAGCGGACCTGCTCGGCGAGCGCGGCGCGCAGGGGCGGGAGCAGCGGCACGGCGCTCGCCGCCAGTCCCCCGCCGACGACGACGAGCGAGGGCTCGAGCACCTCGACGACGCCGGCGAGCACCTCCGCGAGGGAGGTGACGGCGGTGCGCCACACCGCGGCGGCGTCGTCGTCGCCCGCGGCGGCGGCGTGGAGCACCCGGCGTGCGGGGAGGTCCCGCCCGGTCCGGTCGCGGTACCGCGCCTGCAGCGCCGCCGCGCCCATGAGCGTCTCGAGGCAGCCGCGCTTGCCGCAGGGGCACCGCGGTCCGGCGGGGTCGACGACGACGTGGCCCAGCTCCCCGCCCCAGCCCGTGGCCCCGCGGTAGGGCCGTCCGCGCAGGACGAGCGTGGAGCCGAGGCCCGTGCCGAGGGCGAGGAAGAGCCAGTCCTCGTGGCCGACGGCGGCACCGAGGCGCCCCTCGGCGGTCGCGCCGGCGCCGACGTCGTGGACGAGCCGGACGGGCAGCCCGGCGGCCTCCCCCACGCGGTCGCGCAGCGGGACGTCGTGGAGGTCGAGCATGAGCGACAGCCGGACGACGCCCGCCGCCTCGTCGTGGATGCCCGGTGCGGCCAGGCCGACGCCGCGGACGTCGAGGCCGGGCGGGGCGTCGTCGGCCATCCGCCGCACGAGGCGGCCCAGGCCGGTGACGAGGTCCCCGCCGTCGGCCGTCAGGTCCGCCACCTCGACGACGCGCTCGCCGACGAGGTCGCCCGCTCGCGCGCACCACGCGACCTTGGCCGACCCGCCGCCGAGGTCGACGGCCACGACGCCGGGCCCCGGGGCCCCCTCCGCGACGCTCATCCCTTCGTCGCGCCGACGGTGAGGCCGCCGACGAGCTGCTTCTGCAGCACGACGAAGACGACGACGGTGGGCAGGGCGATGAGCACGGCCCCCGCGGCCACGAGGTTGTTGTCCGTGAAGAAGCCCGCGCGGAGGTTGTCGAGCGCCGAGGTGATGGGGCGCTTGTCGCCCGTGACCATGAGCACGAGCGCCCAGAAGAAGTCGTTGTACATCCACGTGAACTGCAGGGTGGCCAGCGCCGCCAGCGGCGCCCGGCACAGCGGCAGGACGACGGAGGCGTACTGGCGCCACACCCCGGCCCCGTCGACGCGGGCCGCCTCCGTGAGCTCCACCGGGAGGGTCCGCATGTAGCTGCTGAGGACGAAGACGCAGAAGCCGACCTGGAAGCCGACGTGCACGAGCCCGACCCCCCAGTACGAGTCGAAGAGGGCGCCGGACGAGCTGAGGACGTCCGGCAGCGGGACGTCGCGGAAGATGCTGACGAGCGGCGTGATGATGACCTGCGGGGGCAGGAGGTTGCCGGCCGTGAAGAGCAGGAGCAGCGGCAGGTTCAGGCGGAAGCTGAAGCGGGACAGCACGAACGCCGCCATCGAGGCCAGCGCCAGGGTGACGACGAGGGCGGGCACGACGATGACGACGGTGTTGAGGAAGAAGGGCAGCAGCTGCCCGTCCTGCAGCGCCGTCCGGTAGTTGTCGAGGGTGAGGGTGTCGGGGACGCTCACGTAGCCCCTGCGGGCCGTCTCCTCGTAGGGGCGCAGGGAGGTGAGGACGGCCCAGGCGACCGGCAGGAGGAAGGCCGCGGCCACGAGCGTCAGCGCCACGTGGAGGACGACGCGCGCCGGCCGCGGTCCCCGCCGGCGGGGCCGGCGAGGTGGGGCCGGCGCCCGTCCCGGCGCCGCCGCCGTCGTCGCGGCGCTCACGACGCGCCCCGGCGCTCGCGGAGCACGACGACGAGGTACGGGACGATGACGCCGAGCGACACGACGAGCAGGATCGTCGCCACGGCCGAGCCGTACCCGATCCGACTGGCCTCGCCGATGATGTTGTCGGTGACGAGCACGGAGAGCAGCTCCAGGCCGTTGCGTCCG
The sequence above is a segment of the Pseudokineococcus lusitanus genome. Coding sequences within it:
- a CDS encoding chorismate-binding protein — encoded protein: MRASPSNQPRRAAPPAPPAAWWGGLLATSAVEEVDLRVDPGALDRGGWWFVVADFGAAVGEPSALTAPPADDRSAAPAGRARAWRFADVRPAPAPEGGMWVGPPATAWRSSLDREGYTSGVRAVRELVRRGVVYQATLCRVLEAPLPVGPDGRRDAWAPWALSARLRAGNPAPLAGVLDLGDEGFVVSASPEVYLRRDGDVLESGPIKGTSRPGEDLGPKDVAENVMITDLVRNDLQRVCRPGTVAVTSLLAREPHPGLDHLVSTVRGRLRPDVGWGEVLAATFPPGSVSGAPKRSALDAVAALEPVPRGPYCGAVGWVDADRRTAELAVGIRTLVAADGVLRLGTGAGITWGSDPEAEWAETELKAARLLALTSADQGRIGA
- the nagA gene encoding N-acetylglucosamine-6-phosphate deacetylase; the encoded protein is MSGPEDHLVSAGAVVTDGRRLAPGWVLVADGLVADVGSGPAPPAATTTVLPRTATVVPGLVDMHVHGAGGGDLTAGDRAAAVTALRALLAAGVTSCAASLVTVPEEEMFATLDVLAGLVAVPVPRTTRLVGTHLEGPFLSPLHQGAHHGPSLRPPDAAVARRLLDAAGGTVLMVTLAPELPGADDVLRLLRDEGVVAAMGHTAATYDETRSALAQGVTVGTHLFNGMRPPHHREPGPVLSLLDDDRVVVELINDGQHVHPAAARVARRAAGAGRLALISDGVAATAAPDGDYRLGRVGIRSREGRVETADGSSLGGGVVTLGVALRRAVTELGADLVGAVDAATVVPARALGVADRAGSLDRGRAADLVVLDADLEVDGVMLGGSWVHRPSG
- a CDS encoding ROK family protein; this encodes MSVAEGAPGPGVVAVDLGGGSAKVAWCARAGDLVGERVVEVADLTADGGDLVTGLGRLVRRMADDAPPGLDVRGVGLAAPGIHDEAAGVVRLSLMLDLHDVPLRDRVGEAAGLPVRLVHDVGAGATAEGRLGAAVGHEDWLFLALGTGLGSTLVLRGRPYRGATGWGGELGHVVVDPAGPRCPCGKRGCLETLMGAAALQARYRDRTGRDLPARRVLHAAAAGDDDAAAVWRTAVTSLAEVLAGVVEVLEPSLVVVGGGLAASAVPLLPPLRAALAEQVRFVGTPPPVVPARLGRLAGLHGAALAGLALLDGTDGADRTDGTDGTDGTDRTDGGAA
- a CDS encoding carbohydrate ABC transporter permease, whose translation is MSAATTAAAPGRAPAPPRRPRRRGPRPARVVLHVALTLVAAAFLLPVAWAVLTSLRPYEETARRGYVSVPDTLTLDNYRTALQDGQLLPFFLNTVVIVVPALVVTLALASMAAFVLSRFSFRLNLPLLLLFTAGNLLPPQVIITPLVSIFRDVPLPDVLSSSGALFDSYWGVGLVHVGFQVGFCVFVLSSYMRTLPVELTEAARVDGAGVWRQYASVVLPLCRAPLAALATLQFTWMYNDFFWALVLMVTGDKRPITSALDNLRAGFFTDNNLVAAGAVLIALPTVVVFVVLQKQLVGGLTVGATKG